The sequence below is a genomic window from Draconibacterium halophilum.
AACAGGTAAATTCCATTGATTTTCAGAAAGGGCATAATAGCCACTACCAGAACAATAATTCCCATTCCTCCAATCCAATGGGTTTCGGCACGCCAGAATAACACGCTTTTTGGCAGCGCTTCAATGTCGGCCAAAATAGATGATCCGGTTGTGGTAAATCCGGAGATGGATTCGAAAAATGCATTGGTAAAGTTGGGAATACTACCGGTTAGTAAATAGGGAAGTGTGCCCACCAAAGCCATTACAACCCAGGCCAGCGTAACAATGATAAAACTTTCGCGCAACGAAGGTTCTACCTGCCGTTGTTTTTTTGTGAGCAGGTTTATAACAACCCCAAAATAAAGGTAATCAGAAAAGTGTGCGAAAGATCAGTGAATACGCTCTCTTTGTATATAAATGAAACAATAAGCGCAAAGAACATAAATAGGCTTTCGAACGTAATTACAATCGAAATGATATGTAAAATTAAAGCGGTGTTTATTTTAAGTTGCTTCATTTATTCCTAAAAGTTGTTAAAACTAATGGCAGGTAATCCTTGCTTTGTCGCACAGCATTTTTAGAGTTTTCTATTCTCAATGCTTTTAAATCTGAAATTGATAGATGGGTAGTTGCTGTATAAAATTACTAAATGGAATAGTTTTTATACAAAAGTGCTAACGACTTCGTTTTTCAGAAAATCTCAGAAAAACAGCAATTGTGGGGGAATAAATCTGGTGGTGGCAGGTTGGTATAAAAGATTAAAATATTCTTAAAAACATGGCTTGTCTCACCCTTATTCGGACGGTTTATGTTTTTCGGGAGATTACCTAAGGTTGTGGTTTTTATTGAAAAAGCCTGGATTTTGTTGTCCTGATCTTCGAGGTTTTCGAGAAACGATTCGAATAAACCAATTTCGGGCGACACAATACATTCAATTTCTGTTGCGTCAGTTTCCGAAGAGAATCCAATATCTTTTTTTGCAAAAGGACTGTCCTCGGTAATCTGTAGTATACCTGTCAGAAAATAAATTAAAAGCAGCGTGAATAATGCTCTCAAACCTTAGCTTTTAAAATTATACGACAAAGTTAGATTCTCTTTTGTAGTTGTGTGTTTATACTGTTAACCCCGACCCGAAATTTGAGGTTTATTTAACTCCGTGTTTGTATATAGCCGTAGTTTAAAGGGTGTAAGTAGAGTATTTTTTTATTTCGCGTGCTAGTTCTCGCGCCTTTCCATCCGTTATCTGGTTTAATCGTTCCCAGAATTTCGGGCCATGATTTTTAATTTCGGTATGCACTAATTCGTGCAGCAGAATATAGTCAATCAGTTTTACCGGCAGTTTCATCATTTGCAAATTCAGGCTGATATTGTTTTTTGATGAACAGCTTCCCCAGTTTCGGCGGTTATTCCTTATGGTTACTTTGTTGTAGTTAAAACCGTACTTTTTGGCCAGATCAGAAATGCGAACAGGAAGTAGTCGTTTAGCTTCGTAACGATAAATAGTGGTTAAAATATTTTCGATAAAGGCTATCGATTCTTCATCTTCAAAGTCCGGGACAGAGATCGTAATGGTGTTACCTTTTCTTTTCGTTTCTTTTTTTTCGCCCTGAACAATTTGAATTTTATGCAATTTTGTTTCAATCTCAGTGTCTGGTTTTAAGGTGGTTAAGCGGGCCTGCATTTTGCTCTGTTGCTTTAAAACCCATTGCTCATTTTTTGTGACAAAAGCCAGTGCTTCCTTTGGTGTTACAAAAAAAGGAAAAGAAACCAGCACAGATTTGTCGGGTTTTACGCTAAGTTTAATATTTTTAGATCGTTGGTTTTGAGAAAAAGTAACCTTGCCGATATGTTTTAATTGAACTACTTGGCTTGCCATACGTTATTGTTAAAAATAAAAATCAAAGATATCAATCATGGGAAATAAAAAAATGGAGGTATTCGTAAACCTCACCAAAAAAGATATGGTTGTTACGGTTGAGGAAAAAATTCTTCCCGGAAGCCTGGTGTTCGAATCATTAAATCCGTTTCCCGGCTATTATCATAATTTGCCAACTGATCCCGGGTCATTGTACATTTATCTGGTGTTGGAGAAACAATATCCGCTTGAAGAGGTTTTGAGGGCAACACAAGCCATCGAAAAAAAATACGATTGGAATTTTGACGCCGGAAAAGCTTATATGCTAATCGGTTCAACCTTTCTTAATGCTATCCGAATTAAACATCTGCCTTCGCTTGATTTATTAGTGAAAATACAAGAAGCGTATATCGCTCAAGGTATTCATTTCCTGATGAAAAAGAAATTGAAAGGAAAGCTTGAAGCTAACGTTAAGATTGTAAAATTCCTTGAGTTGGAGAAACTTGCCGAAGGTATTTATCTGAATGTTCAGGATCCTACCTTTGCTTATGTTGAAGTACCAAAATATTTAGATTCGGAAGAATTTACAAAAGTATCGATGGATGTGAAATACAACTGGGAAGGACATGAATTTGATGCTGCCAGTGCTTCATTCTATATTGATGGACTGTTGTATGAGGCAGTGCGTGTTTTTTCGGATAAAATGGACATTAAATATCTCAGCGACATAAAAAAATTATATTCTGAGAAGATCGATTAATAAAATGTTTCAATTGATAGAAAAGGCAGCAGTTTTTTGCTGCCTTTTTTTGTGCCTGCGTTTCAACTATATGTCAACCTACTTTTTTTAGTACATTTGGTTAACTTTGTATAAAACTGGAATCATTATGGATAACAGATCCCGATTATTTGTTTATAGCCTTCTGGCAATTTTGGCGAGCATGCTGTTTGCCTGTAAAGGAAATTCGGATAAATCAGCTATTAAAACCGAAGTTGTAAATCGTGGCCCGGTGGTGGCTTCGTTTAAATGCCCGGGAAGCGTTGGCGCGGGCAATGTTGTGTCGGTGCTAAATCCTCTGCGAAACTCGGTGGTTGCTGTTTATAAAATGCCCGGCGAGCAGGTTAAAAAAGGGGAACTTATTATGCAGCTCGACAAAACACAAATTCAAGATGAAATTTCCAGTCTGAATAACCAGTTATTGCAGAAGCAAAATGCCCTTGAAAAAAACCGGTTAAATGCACGAAGTATTCAGCTCGATCTTAATCAAAGTGAACAAGCGAAAAAGGCTCGTGTCGAGAATATGAAACATTCGCTTGAGCAGCAGGAAAAACTGCTGGAAGCCGGCGGAACATCGCAGGCAAGAGTAGACCAGATAAAACAAAACCTGGCTTTGGCAGAGAGCGATTTAAACAACCAGGCCGAAAAGAATTCAATACGTTTACAGCAGCTTGAGATGGATGAGCGCAACCTGGAACTACAAATTGCTTCGTTTAAAAAGAGCCTGAGTACACAAAGAGCTATTCTCCAAAAGACAGATGTTAAAGCACCGGTTTCAGGAATTCTGCTGGAGCTTGCCGGGAATGTGGGGGATTATGTTTCGCTCGATGGGGCGCTGGTAACAATTGCCGATGAAAATACTTCTAAAATTGTTGGAACCGCCGGTAAAAATAAGCTCGGTTTAATTCACGCCGGAGGAGAGGTGGAAGTGTTAGTGAACGGTGAAAAGTTTATGGGAACTATCGGTCAGGTTTACGACGATGAGAATTCGGAGTCGGTCTCGTTTGATGTTTTTATTGCCGAAAATGATCAGCAAAAACTGAATGACGTTGAAAATGTTGAGTTGCTGGTAAAAGCTAACGACAAGGAAAATGTGCTCCGAATTCGAAAATTGCCGGGAATGACATTATCGCAACATTTCGATGTTTTGCTTCAGAAAGATGATGAAGTTATTCGAACCGAAATTGTTTTGGGAACTATTGGTAAAGATTACTGTGAAATCATTTCAGGCGTGAATGAAGGCGATGTTATTTTGGTTAAAGATCCTTCTACCGCTCTGGTGCAATAAAATCTTTCCACTTTTTATAGTTAATTACCTCGCAGAAAAAGCGATATAAGGTCTTATTTTATCAGTCCCCTGTCTTTATAC
It includes:
- a CDS encoding M48 family metallopeptidase, with product MASQVVQLKHIGKVTFSQNQRSKNIKLSVKPDKSVLVSFPFFVTPKEALAFVTKNEQWVLKQQSKMQARLTTLKPDTEIETKLHKIQIVQGEKKETKRKGNTITISVPDFEDEESIAFIENILTTIYRYEAKRLLPVRISDLAKKYGFNYNKVTIRNNRRNWGSCSSKNNISLNLQMMKLPVKLIDYILLHELVHTEIKNHGPKFWERLNQITDGKARELAREIKKYSTYTL
- a CDS encoding efflux RND transporter periplasmic adaptor subunit; this translates as MDNRSRLFVYSLLAILASMLFACKGNSDKSAIKTEVVNRGPVVASFKCPGSVGAGNVVSVLNPLRNSVVAVYKMPGEQVKKGELIMQLDKTQIQDEISSLNNQLLQKQNALEKNRLNARSIQLDLNQSEQAKKARVENMKHSLEQQEKLLEAGGTSQARVDQIKQNLALAESDLNNQAEKNSIRLQQLEMDERNLELQIASFKKSLSTQRAILQKTDVKAPVSGILLELAGNVGDYVSLDGALVTIADENTSKIVGTAGKNKLGLIHAGGEVEVLVNGEKFMGTIGQVYDDENSESVSFDVFIAENDQQKLNDVENVELLVKANDKENVLRIRKLPGMTLSQHFDVLLQKDDEVIRTEIVLGTIGKDYCEIISGVNEGDVILVKDPSTALVQ